The following are from one region of the Geoalkalibacter subterraneus genome:
- a CDS encoding polysaccharide deacetylase family protein has protein sequence MIDGRKWRRRTVAFFIGLVLLCGTAWADQANIFVYHRFGDDRYPSTNISLEVFRQQLTYLKENSYQVLSLSEVAKRLRLDKPLGDKTAVITVDDGYQSFLEGAVPLLQEFGYPATLFVQVESVGGRGYLSWDELKEVKAAGVEIGNHSYSHLHMVNRLDGESREEWLGRLRADIVRAQQAFRKNLDCEPELFAYPYGEWSPEVVELIRDLGFKAAAVQTSGVVGSGSDALRLPRFPMGGPYATLDGFREKARMKPLPVLSIVPENPVVGDANPPSLEIQIDPAAGIDPGRINLFVGGQPQGEVRVDPDNPWRIVVQAKNPLQGRRTQYTLTAQGADGRWHWFGRLWLRPEVPE, from the coding sequence ATGATTGATGGAAGGAAATGGAGGCGACGCACAGTCGCCTTTTTTATCGGACTCGTATTGTTGTGCGGTACGGCCTGGGCCGATCAGGCGAATATCTTTGTTTATCATCGATTCGGTGATGACCGTTATCCCTCGACCAATATATCGCTGGAAGTGTTCCGGCAGCAGCTGACCTACCTGAAGGAGAACAGTTATCAGGTTCTGTCTTTGAGTGAGGTGGCGAAGCGCTTGCGGCTCGACAAGCCCCTGGGGGATAAGACTGCCGTCATCACCGTTGATGACGGTTACCAGAGCTTTCTTGAAGGGGCGGTGCCCCTGTTGCAGGAGTTTGGCTATCCCGCCACCCTGTTCGTTCAGGTTGAAAGCGTGGGAGGGCGTGGTTATCTGTCGTGGGATGAACTCAAAGAGGTAAAAGCGGCCGGGGTGGAAATCGGTAACCACTCCTACAGCCATCTCCACATGGTCAACCGCCTTGATGGTGAAAGTCGTGAGGAATGGCTGGGTCGGCTCAGAGCCGATATTGTGCGTGCCCAGCAGGCCTTCCGGAAGAACCTCGATTGCGAGCCGGAACTGTTTGCTTATCCCTACGGCGAATGGTCTCCGGAAGTTGTGGAATTGATCCGTGATCTCGGATTCAAGGCTGCGGCAGTGCAGACCTCCGGTGTGGTTGGTTCAGGGAGTGATGCTTTGCGGTTGCCTCGTTTTCCCATGGGTGGCCCATACGCGACCCTCGATGGTTTTCGTGAAAAAGCTCGGATGAAGCCCCTGCCGGTTCTTTCGATTGTTCCTGAAAACCCTGTGGTTGGTGACGCAAATCCCCCCAGCCTTGAAATTCAGATAGATCCAGCCGCAGGAATCGATCCCGGCCGTATCAATCTTTTTGTCGGTGGGCAGCCTCAGGGCGAGGTGCGCGTCGATCCGGACAACCCTTGGCGAATTGTTGTTCAGGCGAAAAATCCGCTGCAGGGACGACGGACTCAGTATACTCTGACGGCTCAGGGGGCCGACGGTCGGTGGCATTGGTTCGGGCGCCTGTGGCTTCGCCCCGAAGTGCCTGAGTAG
- a CDS encoding sulfite exporter TauE/SafE family protein, whose protein sequence is MHLLTFESLSLFLVLGSLAGFTAGLFGIGGGVILVPLFLWAFEVAGFSSDLIVHMAFGTSLAIIVPTAFSSTLGHRKRGNVDWHQVVYLGLAAIFGAVMGAMAAVNLPGEVLKALFGIMQVGVGLKMFLYHPHLPPEERKGIAVWKFFVVGGCGGFFSAFFGIGGGVVAVPLMVVLLRLPIHLAVGNSSALVMVSALWGTLCYLSLGWSEAHLPPFSLGYVNLLVAVLVAPLSMIFARVGARVASHTRHDRLMKIFAVFLIFIGLRIAYKVWF, encoded by the coding sequence ATGCATCTCCTCACTTTTGAAAGTCTCAGCCTGTTTCTCGTCCTCGGCTCTCTGGCCGGGTTTACGGCCGGTCTTTTCGGCATCGGCGGCGGCGTTATCCTGGTTCCTCTTTTCCTGTGGGCGTTCGAGGTCGCCGGATTTTCTTCCGACCTGATTGTTCATATGGCTTTCGGCACCAGCCTGGCGATTATCGTTCCGACCGCTTTCAGCAGCACTCTCGGTCATCGCAAAAGAGGCAACGTCGACTGGCATCAGGTCGTTTATCTCGGGCTTGCCGCCATATTCGGCGCTGTTATGGGGGCAATGGCGGCGGTCAATCTGCCGGGAGAAGTCCTCAAGGCCTTATTCGGTATCATGCAGGTGGGAGTCGGGTTGAAGATGTTTTTATATCATCCTCATCTACCTCCGGAAGAACGGAAAGGCATTGCGGTCTGGAAGTTTTTTGTGGTCGGTGGCTGCGGCGGTTTTTTTTCGGCATTCTTCGGTATCGGGGGAGGAGTTGTCGCAGTTCCCCTGATGGTGGTTCTGCTGCGTCTTCCCATCCATCTGGCCGTGGGCAATTCCAGTGCGCTGGTTATGGTTTCCGCGCTGTGGGGTACGCTGTGCTATCTCTCCCTGGGATGGAGCGAGGCCCATCTGCCGCCATTTTCCCTGGGGTACGTCAACCTGCTGGTGGCGGTGCTGGTGGCGCCCCTGAGCATGATTTTCGCACGTGTTGGAGCCCGGGTTGCTTCACATACGCGGCATGATAGACTGATGAAGATCTTCGCGGTATTTCTGATTTTCATTGGTTTGCGGATTGCTTACAAAGTCTGGTTCTAA
- a CDS encoding prepilin-type N-terminal cleavage/methylation domain-containing protein, translating to MSSAKALSDNRQRGFTLLEVLIALTVTAIVLTTVYGIFSGVVASKERVESDALAFHQARVLFDRMGREIRSFHASGEQGTFLGGENTDGRFFLELTTSVTSPSLPRATGFSRVRYEVRDDPEDRYALPELIREEQSLLPGADSEVMENRLFGGIRAFLVRFHDGREWQDEWTQFQSSPPRMVELFLELEVDEVRQSFRTAFEIPRFESNR from the coding sequence TTGTCTTCCGCGAAAGCGCTCTCTGACAACAGACAGCGCGGATTCACCCTTCTTGAGGTGCTGATTGCCCTGACTGTAACGGCCATCGTCCTGACGACGGTTTACGGGATATTTTCAGGTGTGGTCGCCTCGAAGGAACGCGTTGAAAGCGACGCCCTTGCATTTCATCAGGCGAGAGTGCTGTTCGATCGAATGGGGCGGGAGATCCGCAGTTTCCATGCCTCGGGGGAGCAAGGAACTTTTCTCGGCGGGGAAAATACGGACGGTCGTTTTTTCCTGGAATTGACGACCTCCGTCACGTCTCCCTCGCTTCCCCGTGCCACCGGTTTTTCCCGTGTTCGCTACGAGGTTCGCGATGACCCCGAGGACCGTTACGCGCTGCCGGAACTGATACGTGAAGAACAGTCCCTGCTGCCGGGGGCGGACAGCGAAGTCATGGAGAACCGATTATTCGGCGGGATTCGCGCTTTTCTGGTGCGCTTTCATGATGGGCGCGAATGGCAGGATGAATGGACTCAGTTTCAGTCATCTCCACCCCGCATGGTGGAACTGTTCCTTGAACTTGAAGTCGACGAGGTCCGGCAGTCTTTTAGAACCGCCTTTGAGATCCCTCGTTTCGAGAGCAATCGATGA
- the gltX gene encoding glutamate--tRNA ligase: protein MSDLRVRFAPSPTGYLHIGGARTALFNYLLARKEKGTFVLRIEDTDVARSTQESTDAILNAMEWLGLSYDEGPYYQSERFDLYREKVEELLEKGLAYRCYCTPEELEEKRKKAQEEGRKPKYDGTCRERADQPEDQPYVVRFRSPQQGAVTFVDRIKGAITFSNDELDDLIIQRTDGTPTYNFVVVIDDATMGINLIIRGDDHINNTPRQILLYQALGYDVPTFAHVPMILGEDKTRLSKRHGATSVMAYREMGYLPEALVNYLVRLGWSHGDQEIFSMQELIEKFSLEHVGKAAGVFNPGKLLWLNEHYIKTGDPARLGELLRPFLEAKGLSPEGGPALPEVVTTLRDRAKTLVEMADGAAFYYKKELEFDGKAVAKFLTEDKVPVFKSLIAGLEKASDWNHDSIEAVFNKVMKDYELKLGKVAQPVRVALTGGTTSPSIFEVIQVLGRETTLRRLKEVFPLCGA, encoded by the coding sequence ATGTCTGACCTGCGAGTCCGTTTCGCGCCCAGCCCGACCGGGTATCTCCATATCGGCGGCGCACGAACCGCACTGTTCAACTACCTGCTGGCACGGAAGGAAAAAGGCACCTTTGTCCTGCGCATCGAGGATACCGACGTGGCGCGGTCCACCCAGGAATCCACCGATGCCATCCTCAATGCCATGGAATGGCTTGGACTCAGCTACGATGAAGGGCCGTATTACCAGTCGGAACGTTTCGACCTCTACCGTGAAAAAGTCGAAGAGCTTCTCGAAAAGGGACTGGCTTACCGCTGCTACTGTACTCCGGAGGAGTTGGAGGAGAAGCGTAAAAAGGCCCAGGAGGAGGGGCGCAAGCCCAAGTACGACGGCACCTGCCGCGAGCGGGCAGATCAGCCGGAGGATCAGCCGTATGTCGTGCGCTTTCGCTCTCCCCAGCAAGGCGCGGTGACGTTTGTCGATCGCATCAAAGGGGCGATCACCTTCAGCAACGATGAGCTCGATGATCTCATTATTCAGCGCACCGACGGGACGCCGACCTATAATTTCGTGGTTGTCATTGACGATGCGACCATGGGGATCAACCTGATTATTCGCGGCGACGATCACATCAACAATACACCGCGCCAGATTCTGCTTTACCAGGCGCTGGGCTACGACGTGCCGACATTCGCCCATGTCCCGATGATCCTCGGCGAGGACAAAACACGTCTATCCAAGCGTCACGGCGCCACGTCGGTAATGGCTTACAGGGAGATGGGCTATCTGCCCGAGGCCCTGGTCAATTACCTGGTGCGCCTGGGGTGGTCCCATGGCGATCAGGAAATTTTTTCCATGCAGGAGCTGATCGAGAAGTTTTCCCTGGAGCATGTCGGCAAGGCGGCAGGAGTCTTCAACCCCGGCAAGCTGTTGTGGCTCAATGAGCATTACATCAAGACCGGCGATCCGGCGCGTCTGGGAGAGTTGCTGCGTCCGTTTCTTGAAGCCAAGGGGCTCAGCCCTGAAGGCGGACCCGCTCTGCCGGAGGTTGTGACCACCCTGCGCGACCGCGCAAAGACGTTGGTGGAAATGGCCGATGGGGCCGCCTTCTATTACAAAAAAGAGCTTGAATTCGATGGCAAGGCCGTCGCCAAGTTTCTTACGGAGGACAAAGTTCCCGTCTTTAAGAGCCTCATTGCAGGTTTGGAGAAAGCCTCCGACTGGAACCACGACAGCATCGAGGCGGTTTTCAACAAGGTGATGAAAGATTATGAGCTCAAGCTGGGGAAAGTGGCTCAACCGGTCCGTGTTGCGTTGACCGGAGGCACGACCAGCCCGAGCATTTTTGAAGTCATCCAGGTCCTTGGGCGGGAAACCACTTTGCGTCGACTGAAAGAGGTTTTTCCTCTTTGCGGGGCGTAA
- a CDS encoding glucosaminidase domain-containing protein yields MKILYSYIAFFTLILVMLGLGGCHQSSEPKEARTTFIDVPPTPPFPAEQQPEKEDPVDVSPDSREDLERLFALNNYDLDTLHVHGVPKIIIHNLPDDLKEVGAVSEKKRLFFLTLLPMILMANEEIQAERDTLISLFDSFDKGKLPGASELERLASIQRRYKIKGDPLTDEAVRQKLLTRVDILPPSLVLAQAANESAWGTSRFARLANNIFGEWTFTPGTGIVPEDRPEGESYEVRKFPSIYDSLKSYMANLNTNGAYAPLRELRAQMRMQDEPLQGTELAKGLLAYSTRREAYVAEIAEMIRYNRLNKFSQASLRGS; encoded by the coding sequence ATGAAGATTCTCTACTCTTACATCGCTTTTTTCACCCTCATTCTGGTCATGCTCGGGCTTGGCGGATGTCATCAGTCATCCGAACCCAAGGAGGCCAGAACCACCTTTATTGATGTGCCCCCAACCCCTCCTTTTCCGGCGGAGCAGCAGCCGGAAAAGGAAGATCCAGTTGATGTCTCGCCGGATTCGCGGGAGGATCTCGAGCGCCTTTTTGCGCTGAACAACTATGATCTCGACACGCTCCACGTACATGGCGTACCTAAAATCATCATTCACAATCTGCCTGATGATCTTAAGGAAGTTGGCGCTGTGAGTGAAAAAAAACGGCTTTTTTTCCTGACCCTGCTCCCCATGATTCTGATGGCCAACGAAGAAATCCAGGCCGAACGGGATACACTGATCTCGCTTTTTGACTCATTTGACAAAGGGAAACTGCCTGGGGCGTCAGAATTGGAACGCTTGGCCAGCATCCAGCGCCGCTACAAAATCAAAGGCGATCCCCTGACGGACGAGGCGGTGCGACAGAAACTTCTCACGCGGGTCGACATATTGCCGCCGTCACTGGTGCTGGCTCAGGCCGCGAATGAATCCGCCTGGGGCACCTCCCGCTTTGCCCGCCTGGCCAACAATATCTTCGGTGAATGGACGTTTACTCCCGGAACGGGGATCGTCCCCGAAGATCGCCCTGAAGGTGAGAGCTACGAGGTGCGTAAATTTCCAAGCATCTACGATTCTTTGAAATCCTACATGGCCAACCTCAACACCAACGGGGCCTACGCGCCGCTGCGCGAGTTGCGCGCACAGATGCGCATGCAGGATGAGCCGCTGCAAGGCACGGAACTGGCAAAGGGCCTTCTGGCCTATTCAACCCGACGCGAAGCCTACGTCGCGGAAATTGCCGAAATGATCCGCTACAATCGACTCAACAAATTCAGTCAGGCCAGCCTGCGCGGGTCATGA
- the gspM gene encoding type II secretion system protein GspM: MISSLSQREKIFVFGGGICVVLALLWFGVLAPYHAAVERHETRIESRQKQLQNIHELRREYLTLKKELDTSERRLGNAARDFSLFSFLEEVTTRSGVRDRLVSMRPQNTSTRGEYREESVEMRLERLELPQLVKLLHALEQADAFLTTRSLRIKSRFDDRSRFDTVLVISSYQRAS, from the coding sequence ATGATCAGCTCTTTGAGCCAACGTGAAAAAATATTTGTCTTCGGGGGCGGAATCTGCGTTGTTCTGGCGCTGTTGTGGTTCGGCGTACTCGCCCCGTACCATGCGGCGGTTGAACGCCACGAAACCCGCATCGAGAGCCGGCAGAAGCAACTGCAGAACATCCATGAGCTACGCCGGGAATACCTGACTCTGAAAAAGGAACTCGACACTTCAGAGCGGCGCCTGGGTAATGCTGCACGCGATTTTTCCCTGTTTTCTTTTCTCGAAGAGGTCACCACCCGGTCGGGCGTGCGGGACCGGCTGGTTTCCATGCGGCCGCAAAATACGTCCACACGCGGTGAATACCGTGAAGAGTCGGTGGAGATGCGCCTGGAGCGCCTGGAATTGCCGCAACTGGTCAAATTGCTTCATGCGCTGGAACAGGCTGATGCGTTTCTCACGACCCGTTCCCTGCGCATCAAGTCTCGGTTTGACGATCGATCCCGCTTCGACACCGTTCTGGTCATTTCCTCGTATCAGAGAGCATCATGA
- the gspK gene encoding type II secretion system minor pseudopilin GspK, producing the protein MIVSPLRQQRGMVLLLVLVVMALLSALLSDFAFSTLVDLRLAETFRDRSRAYYLARGGIRAGQMILQEDQNNYDGQDEMWSQGVANFPVGEGFLTIDITDEDGRLAINSLVIGNNPQSVQKERFLRLFEILEFPDGPDLVAALIDWIDTDDEEYVQDGLLGAESNEYLSRDPGYSARNGPLKSFEELSLVRGFTPEVVAQLKPHVTIYGDSGVNLNTATPEVIATLYFDEEDRITLEEARDIASARDIEPFRDLEDFKEKFPGLWQLFPTSAELDYSIGFRSDFYRVRSQAWVNEGTRVIEAVVAKPQNNILFLRVH; encoded by the coding sequence ATGATAGTCAGCCCCCTGCGTCAACAGCGCGGCATGGTTCTGTTGCTGGTCCTTGTCGTGATGGCGCTGCTTTCGGCGCTTTTAAGCGATTTCGCCTTTTCCACGCTGGTGGACCTGCGCCTGGCTGAGACTTTTCGCGATCGCAGCCGCGCCTATTACCTGGCGCGGGGCGGAATTCGCGCCGGACAGATGATTCTGCAGGAAGATCAGAACAATTATGACGGCCAAGATGAGATGTGGAGCCAGGGGGTTGCCAACTTCCCGGTGGGAGAAGGTTTTCTGACGATTGATATTACCGACGAGGACGGGCGCCTGGCGATCAATTCTCTTGTCATTGGAAACAACCCGCAGAGTGTACAGAAAGAGCGCTTTCTGCGGCTTTTCGAAATTCTCGAATTCCCCGACGGCCCGGACCTGGTCGCGGCGCTCATCGACTGGATCGACACTGACGACGAGGAGTACGTACAGGATGGTCTGCTCGGCGCCGAAAGCAATGAATACCTTTCGCGCGATCCCGGGTATTCCGCCCGCAACGGCCCCCTGAAGAGCTTTGAGGAGTTATCCCTGGTTCGCGGCTTTACCCCGGAGGTCGTCGCACAGCTCAAGCCCCATGTCACCATTTACGGCGACAGCGGCGTCAACCTCAATACCGCGACCCCTGAAGTAATTGCGACTCTTTATTTCGACGAAGAAGATCGCATTACGCTGGAGGAAGCGCGGGATATCGCATCGGCACGGGACATCGAGCCCTTTCGTGATCTGGAAGATTTCAAGGAGAAGTTTCCCGGCCTGTGGCAGCTTTTTCCTACCAGTGCAGAGTTGGATTACAGTATCGGTTTCAGAAGTGATTTTTATCGGGTACGCTCCCAGGCCTGGGTCAATGAAGGCACCCGCGTGATCGAGGCTGTGGTGGCGAAACCTCAGAATAATATTCTTTTTCTACGGGTTCATTGA
- a CDS encoding type IV pilus modification PilV family protein, which produces MMAIVNYAEQRIDRHGDRGFTLLEVMIALVIMGTALVALLSLANRSIGVRSEVQRVTHATLLAEQKMTEVETFYQLGRGREIENEGVFEEPFEVYRWEIAFADTMLPSIQQVNVMVRWGPIEKSEYVEINSFVFRESAL; this is translated from the coding sequence ATGATGGCCATCGTGAATTACGCTGAGCAGCGCATCGACCGGCACGGAGACAGGGGGTTCACCCTGCTCGAGGTCATGATCGCCCTGGTCATTATGGGCACGGCACTGGTCGCCCTGCTTTCTCTGGCCAACCGCTCCATCGGGGTGCGCTCGGAAGTTCAGCGGGTCACCCACGCCACGCTGCTGGCCGAGCAGAAAATGACCGAGGTGGAAACATTTTATCAGCTTGGCCGCGGACGTGAAATCGAGAATGAAGGCGTTTTTGAAGAACCTTTTGAAGTTTATCGATGGGAGATCGCTTTCGCAGACACCATGCTCCCCTCGATACAGCAGGTCAATGTGATGGTGCGCTGGGGGCCGATCGAAAAGAGTGAATATGTGGAGATCAACAGTTTTGTCTTCCGCGAAAGCGCTCTCTGA
- a CDS encoding pilus assembly FimT family protein — translation MSKAGISNSIITRNQKGFTLAELAIVVLLIALMSALSIPLLGHVGDADLNRAGRRLAGSVKYLYNESALEGLPFRLQFDLDDNLITAQQQRLENGEWEEVTGRYKPAKLPGSVRMHRIRVEGRGTISSGTAEMVIHPVGWLDETTLHLIDGEKKMTLRFSPLTGTAEFYDGHRELR, via the coding sequence ATGTCGAAAGCTGGAATATCGAATAGCATCATCACGCGCAATCAGAAGGGGTTCACCCTGGCGGAACTCGCCATCGTGGTGCTGCTGATCGCCCTGATGTCTGCCCTTTCCATCCCCCTGCTCGGGCATGTCGGCGACGCCGACCTCAACCGCGCCGGACGACGGCTTGCCGGCAGTGTGAAATACCTGTACAACGAATCGGCACTGGAAGGGCTGCCTTTCCGCCTGCAGTTCGACCTGGACGACAACCTGATCACCGCGCAGCAGCAACGCCTGGAGAATGGTGAATGGGAAGAGGTCACCGGACGTTACAAGCCGGCCAAGCTGCCGGGTTCGGTACGCATGCACCGGATCAGGGTTGAGGGGCGAGGAACCATTTCATCGGGCACTGCGGAGATGGTCATTCATCCGGTGGGCTGGCTCGATGAAACGACCCTGCATCTTATTGACGGCGAGAAGAAAATGACCCTGCGGTTCTCGCCGTTGACCGGCACGGCGGAATTTTATGATGGCCATCGTGAATTACGCTGA
- the gspN gene encoding type II secretion system protein GspN codes for MKFSIRSFRTESSDRKPKDKNTLGLHLGAFLLLIVAFFAALLAFFPTEALRVRAEQMIQRETGESVSIGRLSLRPLLSLQLSDIIWSPAADPWPPVNIPQVKLSPRWGALMTAQSGVNFTAQLADGSIEGFFITGADTKTEIIGASIAPYFPGEMDYKAQGVLSGTFSSDGDPSAESTESVFDLQLEQAAVTGLERLGISRDRLSLGTVRIEGKLQGRNLKIENLSAAGGEIQVDGKATILVATTPQQSRINAQIALTPGPDLDPGLRDLLTLSGVTPDRNGTFNLRLSGSLAQPSLR; via the coding sequence ATGAAATTTTCAATCCGTTCTTTTCGTACCGAATCCAGCGACAGGAAACCGAAAGATAAAAACACCCTGGGGCTGCATCTTGGCGCATTTCTACTGCTGATAGTTGCCTTCTTCGCCGCTCTTCTGGCCTTTTTCCCAACCGAAGCCCTGCGTGTGCGTGCAGAACAGATGATTCAGCGTGAGACGGGAGAGTCCGTCTCAATCGGCCGACTTTCCCTGCGGCCCCTGTTGTCACTGCAGCTCTCCGACATCATCTGGTCTCCAGCCGCCGACCCCTGGCCGCCGGTGAATATTCCTCAAGTGAAGTTGTCTCCGCGCTGGGGTGCGCTTATGACGGCTCAGAGCGGTGTGAATTTCACCGCTCAACTGGCGGATGGAAGCATTGAAGGTTTCTTCATCACGGGAGCAGACACGAAAACGGAAATCATCGGCGCCTCCATCGCTCCGTATTTTCCCGGCGAGATGGATTACAAGGCTCAAGGGGTTCTGTCCGGGACTTTTTCTTCCGACGGGGATCCCTCCGCTGAATCCACCGAATCGGTATTCGATCTGCAGCTTGAACAGGCTGCCGTCACCGGACTTGAACGGCTCGGCATCTCCCGGGACCGGCTCAGCCTCGGCACAGTCCGCATTGAAGGAAAGCTGCAGGGCAGAAATCTCAAAATTGAAAATCTCTCCGCTGCCGGAGGAGAAATACAGGTTGATGGAAAAGCCACAATTCTTGTTGCAACAACACCACAGCAGAGCCGAATCAATGCCCAGATCGCATTGACTCCCGGTCCGGATCTTGACCCCGGCCTGCGCGACCTGTTGACCCTCAGCGGCGTAACTCCTGACCGCAACGGCACTTTTAATCTTCGCCTCAGCGGCTCCCTCGCACAACCCAGCCTGCGTTAA
- the amrB gene encoding AmmeMemoRadiSam system protein B has translation MVRKPAVAGQFYPGEEQSLRETVAALVPEGEQRHALGVVSPHAGYVYSGAIAGAVFSCVHVPETVVILGPNHQGAGHQAAVYPGRAWETPLGRSEIDAELSRRLVQSCDLLQEDEAAHRFEHSLEVQLPFLQYLNPSLRIVSICLSHARPDELVGLGEQMAEVLREDGREILLVASSDMTHYESAQDAQRKDMAAIDQILALDPVGLYRVVAEQGITMCGVVPTVVMLSACNRLGAKKATLVRYGNSGDVTGDRREVVGYAGLVVE, from the coding sequence ATGGTGCGTAAACCTGCCGTTGCTGGACAGTTCTACCCCGGTGAGGAACAATCCCTGCGCGAAACCGTTGCGGCCCTTGTCCCGGAAGGGGAACAGCGGCATGCGTTGGGCGTTGTTTCCCCTCATGCCGGCTACGTCTATTCCGGCGCGATTGCCGGTGCCGTTTTCAGCTGTGTTCATGTTCCCGAGACCGTTGTGATCCTGGGCCCCAACCATCAGGGTGCCGGGCACCAAGCCGCCGTCTACCCGGGGAGAGCCTGGGAAACCCCTCTGGGGCGCAGTGAAATCGATGCCGAACTGAGCCGGAGACTTGTTCAATCCTGCGATCTTCTGCAGGAAGACGAAGCGGCACATCGGTTTGAGCACTCCCTTGAGGTTCAACTCCCGTTTCTTCAATATCTCAATCCTTCCCTCCGAATCGTTTCCATCTGCCTGTCCCATGCCCGTCCCGATGAACTGGTCGGGTTGGGTGAACAGATGGCCGAAGTTCTTCGGGAAGATGGTCGAGAGATCCTGCTGGTGGCCAGTTCGGATATGACCCATTACGAATCCGCGCAGGATGCGCAGAGAAAAGACATGGCCGCCATCGATCAGATCCTCGCCCTAGACCCGGTAGGGCTTTACCGGGTTGTCGCCGAACAGGGGATCACCATGTGCGGTGTCGTGCCGACAGTGGTCATGCTCAGCGCCTGCAACCGCCTGGGAGCCAAAAAGGCCACCCTGGTGCGATACGGCAACAGCGGGGATGTCACCGGCGACCGGCGTGAGGTCGTGGGATATGCCGGCCTTGTGGTCGAATAA
- the gspL gene encoding type II secretion system protein GspL produces the protein MAKKFIGIDFDGEFLRVAVAEAAKGGPVLTDHGSYEVPMPEALSEVIEKALPEPAFGDRLALNLPANEGFFRYLDFPFNDPKKIASALPLTLGSQIPVNDELVTDFLSGQPVDGQFRIPAAAVRQEAVRACITPFEETGHLPQIVDLAPFCYAAGLKKDFPDGVLVSIEKSQGTVSLVENGQVRDFRCHLFREEPPVEKLAQLIARDYFSLAASNHKDQQPIIALMGSGVNDALRSRLENDGMKVHFPQLKAGETALTPAMLPAATLALRAAIPARERQFNFLQGDLAPRGQWAGFRRQMITLGVILGLLVTVWAAGSYFRLSHLESRAKNLGEEMNRVYRQTFPGSTVIVDVSAQMQAKLAELREKSLILGIGKDRSALNLLREISLRTPTDLTIDVRELVYGDNEIRIEGVTESFEAINRISQKLQESPLFSESKISNAKMSLDGQKVDFRLNLTLSTQEPAP, from the coding sequence ATGGCCAAAAAATTTATCGGCATCGATTTTGACGGAGAGTTCCTGCGCGTGGCGGTCGCGGAGGCTGCCAAGGGCGGCCCGGTACTGACCGACCATGGCAGCTACGAAGTGCCCATGCCCGAGGCGCTGAGCGAAGTGATCGAAAAAGCGCTGCCTGAACCGGCGTTCGGGGACCGTCTCGCCCTCAATCTTCCGGCGAATGAGGGTTTTTTCCGTTACCTGGACTTTCCCTTCAATGATCCCAAGAAAATCGCTTCGGCACTGCCCCTGACCCTGGGCAGCCAGATCCCGGTCAATGACGAACTGGTGACTGATTTTCTTTCAGGACAGCCTGTGGATGGCCAGTTCAGGATTCCAGCTGCGGCCGTCAGGCAAGAGGCGGTGCGTGCGTGCATCACACCTTTCGAGGAGACCGGACACCTTCCCCAGATCGTGGATCTTGCGCCTTTCTGCTATGCAGCCGGCTTGAAAAAGGATTTTCCGGACGGGGTTCTTGTTTCGATAGAAAAGTCCCAGGGCACGGTATCCCTGGTTGAAAACGGGCAGGTCAGAGATTTTCGCTGCCACCTGTTCCGGGAAGAGCCTCCGGTTGAGAAGCTGGCGCAGCTCATTGCGCGCGACTATTTCTCACTTGCCGCGTCCAACCACAAGGATCAGCAACCGATCATTGCCCTGATGGGCAGTGGCGTCAATGATGCACTGCGGAGCCGGTTGGAGAATGACGGGATGAAAGTTCATTTCCCGCAACTCAAGGCGGGCGAAACCGCTCTGACGCCGGCCATGCTTCCCGCCGCGACACTGGCGCTGCGGGCGGCGATCCCGGCACGGGAGCGGCAGTTCAACTTTCTGCAGGGCGACCTGGCCCCCCGTGGGCAATGGGCCGGGTTCCGGCGGCAGATGATCACTCTTGGAGTGATTCTCGGCCTGCTTGTTACCGTCTGGGCTGCCGGAAGTTATTTCAGACTTTCACATCTCGAATCCCGCGCCAAAAATCTGGGTGAAGAGATGAACCGGGTCTACCGGCAGACCTTCCCCGGTTCAACGGTGATTGTCGATGTTTCCGCCCAGATGCAGGCAAAACTTGCGGAGCTGCGGGAAAAGAGCCTGATCCTCGGTATCGGCAAGGATCGCTCGGCCCTTAACCTTCTGCGTGAGATCTCGTTGCGGACACCAACGGACCTGACGATCGATGTACGGGAACTGGTCTATGGCGACAATGAGATCAGAATTGAAGGTGTCACCGAATCATTTGAAGCGATCAACCGGATTTCACAGAAACTTCAAGAGTCTCCCTTGTTTTCCGAGAGCAAGATTTCCAATGCGAAAATGAGCCTTGACGGTCAAAAAGTCGATTTCAGGCTCAACCTGACACTCTCGACACAGGAGCCTGCGCCATGA